A genomic stretch from Anoplopoma fimbria isolate UVic2021 breed Golden Eagle Sablefish chromosome 8, Afim_UVic_2022, whole genome shotgun sequence includes:
- the LOC129094389 gene encoding vitellogenin-like isoform X2 yields MRVVVLALTLAFVACQPHNLVPDFAAGKTYVYKYEALLLGGLPEQGLSRAGLKVSSKVLISSAAENIYLLKLVELEIFEFSGVWPKDPLIPAPKLTSALAAQLLTPIKFEYANGVVGKMFAPEGVSTMVLNVYRGILNVLQLNIKKTQNVYELQEAGAQGVCKTLYAISEDEKAERILLTKTRDLNHCQERVVKDMGMAYTQKCTKCQQDSKNLRGATAYSYVLKPVAHGILILEAAVHELIQFSPFTELNGAAQMETKQSLVFLEIQRAPIVPSDAQYLHRGSLKYEFSTELLQTPIQLIKITNVQAQIAEVLNHLVAHNMEKVHEDAPLKFLELIQLLRVARFEDLEMLWSQYRTKPAYRQWILDAIPTIGTPVALKFIKFKLLADDLSVVEAAQALIASVHMVTANTEAIKLLESLAVNNKILENPVLREIVLLGYGTMVAKHCVELADCPAELIKPIHDLLAEAVAKDETQDIILLLKVLGNAGLPTSLKPITKILPIHGTPAASLPMRVHADAILALRNIAKKEPRMIQELALQLYMDKALHPELRMLACILLFETSPPMGLVTTLANIVKTEKNLQVASFTYSHMKSLTRSTAPIHASVAAACNVAIKILSPRLDRLSLRFSKAIHMDIYNSPLMLGAAASTFYINDAATILPRSIVAKTSAYLAGAAADILEVGVRTEGLQEVLLKNPELIDNVDRITKMKRVIKALSQWKALPTSTPLGSVYVKFFGQEIAFANFDKVLVDQAIALATGPSAQAMGRRAIRALLSGASFHIAKPLLATEVRRIMPTAAGLPMELSLYTAAVAAAVVQVKATTTPALPEKFPLAHLLKTDIRFETEIRPSIAVNTFAVMGVNTALLQAAMISKAKLHSFVPAKIIARLDINEGSFKVEILPVSVPEQIAAVRIETVAVARNVEDLAAAKITPIIPTKVLQSISREMLSPESVSSAADSLSKSSEIFNQDEATIMRRKAVQFEKKYCANALAIGLKGCLRVATENAASIRDIALYKLAGKHSIALTIKPIEGEEIERLVMEVQVGPKAAEKLIKQINLSEEIVEERPALMKLKKILVPGQENINSSPSSSSSSSSSSSARTSSSSSSSSSSSSRLSSARAVSRTSSASNLASLFSADSSSSSSSARLSKGAIYSHKFQRNHKAEDLTSVAVSMSRSSASSFEAIYRQNKFLGTGVAPIFAIIFRAVRADKKIMGYQIAVYLDKPTARLQIILAALAADNNFKICADGVLLSKHKVTAKIAWGAECKQYDTLITAETGLLGPSPAARLRVSWNALPTALKRYAKKMYDYIPATMLPGLIKAKTETTANQLSATVVATSDKTIDLIWKAPTNTVYKLSVHLPIAMPLKEIKGLTPFDGVADNAHYLLAKAGAAECSFSKDTLTTFNNRRYKNQMPLSCYQVLAQDCTDELKFMVLLKKDQIEQNHINVKIADIDIDLYPKNTDLIVKVNGMEIPITNLPYQHPTAKIQISPKGEGISVYAPSLGLHEVYFDKNSWTVKVVDWMKGQTCGLCGKADGEVRQEYRTPNGRLIKDAVSYAHSWVLPAESCRDTSECRMKLESVQLERQVNHGQECYSVEPVLRCLPGCFPVKTTSVTVGFHCLPADSAMIRPESLSNMNDNSVDLREKTEAHLACSCTAQCA; encoded by the exons ATGAGAGTGGTCGTGCTTGCCTTGACATTGGCCTTCGTGG CTTGTCAACCTCATAACTTGG TTCCTGATTTTGCTGCCGGTAAAACTTATGTGTACAAGTATGAGGCCCTGCTCCTGGGCGGTCTGCCTGAGCAAGGTCTGTCAAGAGCAGGACTCAAAGTCAGCAGCAAAGTTCTCATCAGTTCTGCAGCCGAAAATATTTACCTGCTGAAG CTTGTGGAACTTGAGATCTTTGAGTTCAGTGGCGTCTGGCCTAAGGATCCTTTAATCCCAGCACCCAAGCTGACTTCAGCCCTGGCAGCCCAGCTCTTGACTCCCATCAAGTTTGAGTATGCCAATGGTGTTGTTGGAAAAATGTTTGCCCCTGAGGGGGTTTCCACAATGGTGCTCAACGTCTACAGAGGTATCCTGAATGTCCTTCAGCTCAACATCAAGAAGACACAGAATGTCTATGAGTTGCAGGAG GCCGGAGCTCAGGGTGTGTGCAAGACCCTCTATGCCATCAGTGAAGACGAAAAGGCTGAACGCATCCTTTTGACAAAGACCAGGGATCTGAACCACTGTCAAGAGAGGGTTGTGAAGGACATGGGGATGGCATACACTCAGAAATGTACAAAGTGCCAGCAG GATTCAAAGAATCTGAGAGGAGCTACAGCATACAGCTACGTCTTGAAGCCGGTTGCACATGGCATCCTGATCCTTGAGGCAGCTGTCCATGAGCTGATCCAGTTCTCCCCATTCACTGAGCTCAATGGAGCTGCTCAGATGGAGACCAA GCAATCGTTGGTCTTCCTTGAGATTCAGAGGGCCCCCATTGTACCCAGCGATGCTCAGTATCTTCACCGTGGATCCCTTAAGTACGAGTTTTCCACTGAGCTTCTTCAGACACCCATTCAGCTCATCAAGATCACCAATGTACAGGCCCAG ATTGCAGAGGTTCTGAATCATCTGGTTGCTCACAATATGGAGAAAGTCCATGAGGATGCCCCTCTGAAGTTTTTGGAACTCATTCAGCTCCTCCGTGTAGCACGCTTTGAAGACCTGGAAATGCTTTGGAGCCAATACAGAACCAAACCTGCCTACAG ACAGTGGATCTTGGATGCCATCCCCACCATTGGAACTCCTGTTGCTCTGAAATTTATCAAGTTTAAATTACTGGCTGATGACCTTTCTGTTGTGGAAGCTGCTCAGGCTTTGATTGCATCTGTTCACATGGTGACAGCAAACACTGAGGCCATTAAGCTGCTTGAG TCCCTGGCAGTCAACAACAAGATACTAGAAAACCCAGTTCTGCGTGAGATTGTCCTTCTTGGCTATGGTACCATGGTCGCAAAACACTGTGTTGAGTTGGCTGACTGCCCTGCTGAACTTATAAAG CCCATCCATGACCTCCTTGCCGAGGCTGTCGCTAAAGATGAGACCCAGGACATCATTCTGCTCCTGAAGGTTTTGGGTAACGCTGGTCTTCCTACTAGCCTTAAACCAATCACAAAGATCCTGCCCATACATGGCACTCCAGCTGCATCTCTGCCCATGAGAGTCCATGCTGATGCTATCCTGGCCCTGAGGAACATTGCAAAGAAGGAGCCCAGAATG ATCCAGGAATTGGCTCTTCAGCTCTATATGGACAAGGCTCTTCACCCAGAGCTCCGCATGCTTGCATGTATACTGCTGTTTGAAACAAGTCCTCCAATGGGTTTGGTGACAACTCTTGCCAACATTGTTAAGACAGAGAAGAATCTGCAGGTAGCAAGCTTCACTTATTCTCACATGAAGTCCCTGACCAGGAGCACCGCCCCTATCCATGCCTCAGT TGCTGCAGCTTGCAATGTCGCCATCAAAATCTTGAGCCCAAGGCTGGACAGACTGAGCTTACGTTTCAGCAAAGCCATCCACATGGACATCTATAACA GTCCCTTGATGCTTGGTGCTGCTGCCAGCACTTTCTACATCAATGATGCTGCTACCATTCTGCCCAGATCTATTGTGGCTAAGACCAGTGCCTACcttgctggagctgctgctgatatTCTGGAG GTTGGAGTAAGAACTGAGGGACTCCAGGAGGTTCTTCTGAAAAACCCTGAACTCATTGACAATGTTGACAGGATCACTAAGATGAAGCGTGTCATTAAGGCT CTCTCTCAGTGGAAGGCTCTGCCCACCAGCACACCTCTGGGCTCTGTCTATGTCAAATTCTTCGGACAAGAAATTGCCTTTGCTAACTTTGACAAAGTCTTGGTTGACCAGGCCATTGCG CTCGCCACTGGACCCTCTGCTCAGGCAATGGGTAGGAGGGCCATCAGGGCTCTGCTGTCTGGTGCTTCCTTCCACATTGCTAAGCCATTGCTGGCCACTGAAGTGAGGCGTATCATGCCAACTGCTGCTGGTCTTCCTATGGAGCTCAGTCTGTATACTGCTGCTGTGGCTGCCGCAGTTGTTCAAG TCAAGGCCACCACAACACCAGCTCTGCCAGAAAAATTCCCTCTTGCTCACCTTCTGAAGACAGACATCCGGTTTGAGACTGAGATTAGACCAAG CATTGCTGTGAACACATTCGCTGTGATGGGGGTAAACACCGCCCTACTCCAGGCTGCTATGATCTCAAAGGCTAAACTCCACTCCTTTGTGCCCGCAAAAATCATTGCAAGACTTGACATCAATGAGGGCTCCTTTAAGGTTGAAATTCTGCCTGTTTCTGTGCCTGAACAAATTGCAGCTGTGCG taTTGAGACTGTTGCTGTGGCAAGAAATGTTGAAGATCTCGCTGCTGCAAAAATCACTCCCATCATCCCTACCAAGGTCTTGCAGTCCATCTCAAGGGAGATGCTCTCACCTGAGAGTGTTTCATCTGCTGCTGATAGTTTG TCAAAATCCTCAGAGATCTTTAACCAGGATGAGGCAACCATTATGAGACGCAAAGCAGTTCAGTTTGAGAAGAAGTACTGTGCCAATGCTTTGGCCATTGGACTGAAGGGCTGTTTGAGGGTTGCCACTGAAAACGCTGCTTCCATCCGTGACATTGCCCTTTACAAACTGGCTGGAAAGCACTCTATCGCTCTTACCATCAAACCAA TTGAAGGCGAGGAAATTGAGAGACTGGTGATGGAGGTTCAAGTTGGACCAAAGGCTGCAGAGAAGCTCATTAAACAGATCAACCTGAGTGAAGAAATTGTTGAAGAAAGACCGGCTTTGATGAAGCTCAAGAAAATCCTGGTTCCTGGTCAGGAGAATATCAACTCATCTCCCTCCTCTAGCTCCAGCAGTTCTTCCAGCTCCTCAGCCCgtaccagcagcagcagcagcagcagcagcagcagcagcagcagactcaGCTCCGCCAGAGCTGTGAGCAGAACTAGCTCTGCATCTAACCTTGCATCTCTCTTTAGTGCTGACTCAAGTTCCTCTAGCTCCAGTGCTCGTCTCTCAAAG GGAGCGATTTATAGCCACAAGTTCCAGAGGAACCACAAAGCCGAG GATCTCACCTCAGTTGCAGTTTCCATGAGCAGGAGCAGTGCCTCAAGCTTTGAGGCCATCTACAGACAG AACAAATTCCTTGGCACTGGAGTTGCTCCTATCTTTGCCATCATCTTCCGTGCCGTCAGAGCCGACAAAAAGATAATGGGATACCAGATAGCAGTCTACCTGGACAAACCTACTGCCAGACTTCAGATTATTCTGGCTGCCTTGGCTGCCGATAACAACTTTAAGATCTGTGCTGATGGGGTTCTGCTTAGCAAGCACAAAGTCACA GCTAAAATCGCATGGGGAGCAGAATGCAAGCAATATGACACATTGATCACAGCGGAGACTGGTCTTCTTGGTCCAAGCCCTGCAGCTCGCCTCAGAGTGTCCTGGAACGCACTGCCTACAGCACTTAAACGCTATGCCAAAAA gatGTATGACTACATTCCTGCTACCATGCTGCCTGGCTTGATAAAAGCAAAGACTGAAACAACTGCCAATCAGCTCTCAGCGACAGTGGTTGCCACATCTGACAAGACCATTGACCTCATTTGGAAAGCACCAACA AATACTGTCTATAAGCTGTCTGTGCATCTTCCCATCGCTATGCCACTTAAAGAAATCAAAGGTCTCACCCCCTTCGATGGCGTTGCTGATAACGCCCACTACTTGCTTGCCAAGGCTGGAGCAG CTGAATGCAGCTTCAGCAAAGACACACTGACCACATTCAACAACAGGAGATACAAGAACCAGATGCCATTGTCTTGCTACCAAGTTCTGGCACAGGATTGTACTGACGAGCTGAAATTCATGGTTCTGCTGAAGAAGGATCAAATTGAGCAGAACCATATCAATGTGAAAATTGCTGACAT TGATATTGACCTGTACCCGAAGAACACTGACTTGATTGTGAAGGTCAATGGAATGGAAATACCTATCACCAACCTGCCATACCAGCATCCCACAG ctAAAATCCAGATCAGTCCAAAGGGTGAGGGCATCTCTGTGTACGCTCCCAGCCTGGGTCTTCATGAAGTCTATTTTGACAAGAACTCATGGACG GTTAAAGTTGTGGACTGGATGAAGGGACAGACCTGTGGACTCTGTGGAAAGGCTGACGGTGAAGTCAGACAGGAGTACCGCACACCCAACGGCCGCTTGATCAAGGACGCAGTCAGCTACGCCCATTCCTGGGTTCTGCCAGCCGAGAGCTGCAGGGACACCTCTG AGTGCCGCATGAAGCTCGAATCTGTGCAGCTGGAGAGGCAGGTAAACCATGGCCAGGAATGCTACTCCGTTGAGCCTGTTCTGCGCTGTCTGCCCGGCTGTTTCCCTGTAAAGACCACCTCCGTCACTGTTGGCTTCCACTGCCTGCCTGCTG ATTCTGCCATGATTCGCCCAGAGAGTCTGAGCAACATGAACGATAACAGCGTGGACCTCAGGGAAAAGACAGAAGCCCACCTCGCCTGCAGCTGCACTGCTCAGTGTGCTTAA